Below is a window of Virgibacillus sp. NKC19-3 DNA.
TCGCAATTAGCCCCGAATTTTATGAATAGTGTTTACTTGGTTGTACCTGCAACCTTACTTTCAGCACTGCTTGGTGCGATGAACGGTTATGTTTTGTCAAAATGGAAGTTTAAGGGAGCTAATACGCTATTTACATTGATTTTATTTGGCATGTTTATTCCTTATCAGAGTATTTTAATCCCAATGATCCAATTTTTACGAACGATAGAATTATATAATACGATCCCGGGCTTGATTCTCGTACATGTTGTATATGGTCTGCCAATTACAACATTGATGTTCCGGAATTTCTATGCAAATATTCCTGATTCCATGATTGAGTCAGCGAAGATAGATGGAGCCAGTTTCCTGGGGGTATTTAGGCATATTATTATTCCACTGTCAATTACAGGGTTTGTTGTTGTGGCGATCTGGCAATTTACGAACATATGGAATGAATTTTTATTTGCAGTCACGGTTACGACTTCAGATAAACAACCAATTATGGTAGCCTTACAAAATCTATCCGGAAGTCAAATGGTAGAATGGAACGTACAAATGGCAGGGGCGTTAATTGCCGCAATGCCGACATTGCTTGTGTATATATTTCTAGGGAAATATTTTGTGCGTGGGCTTTTGGCAGGGTCTGTGAAGGGGTAGGTTGGAAAGTTATTATGATGCGCTGTTTGGTTTTCAATGATGCAGTATTTTTAATGGGCCATTTGGATATTACTTTTAAAGGTTGGAATAACTTGAGGATTGTGATTAAGTTCCAAGAAGTAGGAGGGAGAAAGCCCTCCTACTTCTCTACAATATTTCTTTATAATTTTTGATAACTTCATCTGTATATGCTTTAAGTGATTTTAAGGCTTCTCCAGAAATTAGGTCATTTTCCAGTTGGTGATCCAGTAACGTTTTAAAACCATTTAAATGATTGAGGGTCTTATCCTTTTTTCCTTGCTCAACATAATGTTCAATAGCTGTTAAATGCGTCTTTAACGCATGAAGAGTGTCGCTACCTGAAAGTTCCCTTTTGAGATCCAAATGATGTAAAGCTAACTGAAGATCAGCTACAGTTAAATTCTCACTTAAATAACCCGCACTATACCTCAGGCTTTCATCTGCTCCCGGTGTTTGTATAGTGTAATAGATCCTTCCTGCTTCATCTCCCAAGTCCAGATTTTCAAATGTTACGGCTTCATCATCTTCCTTTGCTTTTTTTTCAGCTAGTACGTCTTTCGTTTCTAAAGATTTATATAATCTTACAACTTGGTCTTTTTCAACATTTTCAATAGTGACTTCATCATTTGCACCTTCATTATTTTTAGCTGACGCGAAATGCATCATAAGATTTTCGGTCTTAGGTGTTTTTTCGCTTTCGAATAGTTGCCACTCATTAATACGAATAGCTTCCCATGGTGATGAACCACTGTTATGAATTTGTAATTTAAATTCACTGGAAGTAACTGGTTCGTCTAAAACAATATCTGTTATTGCATCTTCATTATCTGTTATTCTTTCTGCACTTGTCCATTCACCATTTTCTGTTTTGTAAAGAAGTTCAAAATCCACTGTATTCATATTTTTTTCTTCTCCGCCTGATTCAGCATGTTCAACTCTCCATCGACGGATTGTTTTCTCTTCCCCCATATCTATTGTTA
It encodes the following:
- a CDS encoding carbohydrate ABC transporter permease; the encoded protein is MASVPFGKIIKYALLIFFAVIFLMPVYVIIVTSLKPLDEVSLESMWALPTSIDFSSYGAAISQLAPNFMNSVYLVVPATLLSALLGAMNGYVLSKWKFKGANTLFTLILFGMFIPYQSILIPMIQFLRTIELYNTIPGLILVHVVYGLPITTLMFRNFYANIPDSMIESAKIDGASFLGVFRHIIIPLSITGFVVVAIWQFTNIWNEFLFAVTVTTSDKQPIMVALQNLSGSQMVEWNVQMAGALIAAMPTLLVYIFLGKYFVRGLLAGSVKG